The Sediminispirochaeta smaragdinae DSM 11293 genome has a segment encoding these proteins:
- the rpmB gene encoding 50S ribosomal protein L28, protein MSRRCEICGKGTVAGHSVPRKGQPKKQGGAGQHIGVRTKRVFKPNLVKVKALVGNQKKTITVCTRCLKSNKVVKA, encoded by the coding sequence ATGTCGCGGAGATGTGAAATTTGTGGAAAAGGAACGGTAGCCGGCCATAGCGTACCGCGAAAGGGTCAACCCAAGAAACAGGGGGGGGCCGGCCAGCATATCGGAGTCAGAACGAAACGCGTATTTAAGCCTAACCTGGTAAAGGTGAAGGCTCTTGTCGGAAACCAGAAGAAGACTATTACAGTCTGCACTCGCTGCCTGAAAAGCAACAAAGTTGTGAAGGCGTAA
- a CDS encoding diguanylate cyclase — MDELSGQLKEKLAALAEEYIRMLPERFREIRDALVMAERDGSAGSLPTLRLLVHKLVGSGATFGFKELSRSGKVLENRLEKLIENGEPPEPEDYSRLREAVAALEGLCEEGEPEELEELEAPDFSELRQGPDSKSNGGGSLSEKKIIHLVDRTGVIASNVVEQLGYYGYEVEEIDDLSIVRRKLESGGRRLLIVNTEHLLHDKELSAGLSAVKRHYRNKLGIIFVSEHEDFMTRLQAVRAGGDAFFLLPLDIGRLVDKIDSLVSRVEAAPYHILIVDDDPEQVAYYAFLLQQAGMVTSVASDPMKVLSILIESKPELILMDMYMPGCSGIELTALLRQHEAFVGVPIVFLSFESNKEKQMEAICRGGDDFLTKPINPDYLIQVVSTRAERNRNIRYFMERDSLTGLLNHTNLKEHLSRELLRASRSETFLTFAMIDADHFKRVNDTYGHLTGDRVLKNLARLLLDRLRRTDIIGRYGGEEFGIILLNTDVTAAEHIMNEIRENFSRVIQQSESKQFFVTFSCGIAGFPECADASTLTLAADKALYSAKENGRNRVVVYHHQEIKG, encoded by the coding sequence ATGGACGAATTATCCGGTCAATTAAAAGAAAAGCTTGCAGCCCTTGCGGAAGAGTATATAAGGATGCTTCCCGAACGTTTCCGGGAAATTAGAGATGCTTTAGTGATGGCGGAAAGGGATGGCTCTGCCGGGAGCCTTCCTACACTTCGTCTTCTTGTCCATAAACTGGTCGGTTCTGGTGCTACTTTTGGTTTTAAAGAACTTTCTCGAAGTGGGAAGGTCCTGGAAAATCGATTGGAGAAACTTATCGAAAATGGAGAACCTCCGGAGCCGGAAGACTACTCCCGCCTTCGGGAGGCAGTAGCTGCCCTGGAGGGGCTCTGTGAAGAGGGCGAGCCTGAAGAACTGGAGGAGTTGGAAGCTCCTGATTTTTCGGAGTTACGTCAAGGTCCTGATTCGAAGAGCAATGGGGGAGGGAGCCTTTCCGAGAAGAAAATTATCCATCTTGTTGACCGTACAGGCGTGATTGCCTCCAATGTTGTCGAGCAGCTGGGCTATTACGGATATGAGGTTGAGGAGATTGATGATCTTTCGATTGTACGGAGGAAACTCGAATCGGGAGGTCGAAGGCTTCTTATTGTCAACACCGAGCATCTTCTTCACGACAAAGAGCTTTCGGCTGGTTTATCGGCCGTAAAACGGCATTACCGCAATAAGCTTGGTATCATCTTTGTTTCGGAACACGAAGATTTTATGACGCGCCTGCAGGCTGTACGGGCGGGCGGTGATGCTTTCTTTCTCCTGCCTCTGGATATCGGTCGTCTCGTGGATAAAATCGACAGTCTTGTCTCCAGGGTTGAGGCTGCTCCGTATCATATTCTTATTGTCGACGATGATCCCGAGCAGGTAGCCTACTATGCATTTCTTCTCCAGCAGGCAGGTATGGTAACCTCGGTTGCCAGTGATCCCATGAAGGTGCTGAGCATTCTGATCGAATCGAAACCTGAGTTGATTCTCATGGATATGTACATGCCCGGATGTAGTGGAATTGAACTAACCGCACTCCTTCGTCAGCATGAGGCGTTTGTCGGTGTGCCTATCGTCTTTCTTTCCTTTGAATCAAACAAAGAGAAGCAGATGGAAGCCATTTGCAGGGGCGGAGATGATTTTCTCACCAAACCTATTAATCCTGATTATCTGATCCAAGTTGTCAGTACCCGAGCCGAACGAAACAGGAATATTCGGTATTTTATGGAGCGGGATTCCCTCACGGGACTTTTGAATCATACGAATCTCAAGGAACATCTTTCCCGTGAGCTCCTCAGAGCCTCACGTTCGGAAACGTTCCTCACCTTTGCTATGATCGATGCCGACCATTTTAAACGGGTAAATGATACCTATGGCCATCTCACCGGAGATCGTGTCTTAAAGAATCTGGCGCGACTTCTGCTTGATCGTCTGAGACGTACCGATATTATCGGCCGTTACGGCGGCGAAGAGTTCGGTATTATCCTGTTGAATACAGATGTCACCGCCGCCGAGCACATCATGAATGAAATTAGGGAAAATTTCTCCCGGGTTATTCAACAATCCGAATCAAAACAGTTTTTTGTGACCTTTAGCTGTGGCATAGCTGGTTTTCCCGAATGTGCGGATGCATCGACACTCACTTTGGCTGCCGATAAGGCCCTGTACAGTGCCAAAGAAAACGGGCGCAACCGTGTGGTTGTCTATCATCATCAAGAGATCAAGGGATAA
- a CDS encoding metal-dependent transcriptional regulator has product MINDSDLSASLEDYLEAILILEKRNRVARVKEIAEALNVQMPSVSGALKVLRSRGLVHYEKNSYIRLTEEGMKVAKSIQDRHFALAGFLRKVLNLSADSAQDIACKIEHVITPELASRFRSLTQYIEDEVIANQMSRDSWETLISGHQTNDSDH; this is encoded by the coding sequence ATGATCAATGATAGTGATTTGTCGGCCAGCTTGGAAGACTACCTCGAAGCCATCCTGATACTGGAAAAACGTAATCGAGTTGCCCGCGTGAAAGAAATTGCGGAAGCGCTAAATGTCCAAATGCCTTCGGTGTCCGGGGCCTTAAAGGTTCTTCGCAGCAGAGGGTTGGTCCACTATGAAAAAAACAGTTACATACGGCTGACGGAAGAAGGGATGAAGGTAGCCAAATCGATCCAGGATCGACACTTTGCCCTTGCCGGATTCTTACGAAAGGTGCTTAATCTTTCCGCAGATAGCGCCCAGGATATCGCCTGTAAAATAGAGCATGTCATCACCCCAGAACTTGCATCAAGGTTCAGATCTTTGACCCAGTATATCGAAGACGAAGTTATTGCTAATCAGATGAGTCGGGATTCCTGGGAAACGCTCATTAGCGGTCATCAGACGAACGATTCCGATCACTGA
- the nth gene encoding endonuclease III, whose product MNRDLLSAMVVERLLQAWPKAETLLRHDNCYQLMIAVILSSRTTDAQVNVVTEKLFRRFPDAKSLAEADGEEVEDLIHSVGFYRVKARHIVAAAAALLEKFDGSVPESMEELLMIPGLGRKGANVVLGDCFGKPAIIVDTHFGRVVRRIGLSDSENPAIVEREVKSLIPSADQTDFSMAANLHGRYVCLSRNPRCSECVVQDVCRYFSDRNRSSDDR is encoded by the coding sequence ATGAACCGAGATTTGCTGTCGGCAATGGTGGTCGAGCGTCTTTTGCAGGCATGGCCAAAGGCCGAAACGCTTTTGCGGCATGATAACTGTTATCAGCTTATGATTGCCGTCATCCTTTCTTCCAGAACCACAGATGCGCAGGTTAATGTTGTTACCGAGAAACTGTTTCGACGTTTTCCTGATGCGAAATCGCTTGCCGAGGCCGATGGGGAAGAGGTTGAGGACCTTATCCATTCGGTGGGCTTTTATCGTGTCAAGGCCCGTCACATTGTGGCAGCAGCCGCTGCTTTGCTTGAAAAATTCGATGGAAGCGTGCCGGAATCTATGGAAGAGCTGTTGATGATTCCGGGGCTGGGGCGGAAAGGTGCCAATGTAGTGTTGGGGGACTGTTTTGGCAAGCCTGCAATCATTGTTGATACTCACTTCGGAAGGGTTGTCAGACGTATCGGCCTTTCCGATAGCGAAAATCCAGCGATTGTTGAGAGAGAAGTCAAAAGCCTGATTCCCTCTGCCGACCAAACCGATTTTTCCATGGCTGCCAACCTGCACGGGCGCTATGTCTGCTTATCCAGGAATCCTCGATGTTCCGAATGTGTTGTACAAGATGTGTGCCGCTATTTCAGTGATCGGAATCGTTCGTCTGATGACCGCTAA
- a CDS encoding tyrosine-type recombinase/integrase: MPRKTEQFSIILRPPSKVYHFKLAGWSNYKSTQVFFDQHRERFQKHLNCKTKADAQEVVRMAITIQEESKRPMPLSSQVRLIDLLKDAYTWDRCPHVRRLRDEGKAITKRHVQDSRNIIKSHILCCKDFVNKPIAKMRRSDVLEFRSFMLDRVGPRTVNKALSIVKAVIREAIFQEVIDRDPTIGVSKVKLTEKKEPGVFTKEELLLMFPEKGIGPWKSITDHTVFLTAASTGMRRSEILALRWENVNLEKQFINVVEAFKDYRMIEIGKPKWERSRVVPIPKKLVTRLKDLRDQSPYAKDSDYVFCYKDGTHLGGTWWSKHFRSACIAIGVIKAKKKVKENEDPNPRNLTPHSFRHTLNTLLLSNGYDSGKIRATLGWTSEKIQDNYTHFSIDHLNGQSDMVESFFEKDKKNGTN; encoded by the coding sequence ATGCCAAGGAAAACTGAACAATTCTCCATTATTCTCCGTCCTCCATCAAAGGTGTATCATTTCAAGTTGGCAGGGTGGTCCAACTATAAGAGCACTCAGGTGTTTTTCGATCAGCACCGGGAGCGTTTTCAGAAACACCTAAACTGCAAAACAAAAGCCGATGCCCAAGAAGTGGTCAGAATGGCAATCACCATTCAGGAAGAATCAAAACGGCCTATGCCATTATCTTCCCAGGTGAGACTAATAGACCTGCTGAAAGATGCCTACACTTGGGACCGATGTCCACATGTCCGGCGTCTACGGGACGAGGGAAAGGCTATCACAAAGCGCCATGTCCAAGACAGTCGGAACATTATCAAATCCCACATCCTCTGTTGTAAAGATTTTGTGAATAAGCCAATTGCCAAGATGAGAAGATCAGACGTTCTGGAGTTCCGGTCATTCATGTTGGATCGGGTAGGACCAAGAACTGTCAACAAAGCACTTTCGATTGTAAAGGCGGTTATTAGAGAAGCAATCTTCCAGGAGGTGATCGACCGAGATCCTACAATCGGAGTAAGCAAGGTGAAGCTTACCGAGAAAAAAGAACCTGGCGTTTTCACTAAAGAGGAGCTTCTATTGATGTTTCCGGAAAAAGGGATTGGCCCATGGAAAAGCATCACTGATCATACGGTCTTCCTTACCGCTGCAAGCACCGGGATGCGGAGGAGTGAGATACTGGCCCTACGGTGGGAGAACGTGAACCTGGAAAAGCAGTTTATCAATGTGGTCGAAGCTTTCAAAGACTACCGGATGATAGAGATCGGCAAACCGAAATGGGAGCGTTCCCGGGTGGTCCCGATTCCCAAGAAACTGGTCACCAGGCTGAAGGATCTGAGAGATCAATCACCATACGCAAAAGATTCGGATTATGTGTTTTGTTACAAGGATGGTACTCACTTGGGTGGAACTTGGTGGAGTAAGCATTTCCGCTCCGCTTGCATTGCTATTGGAGTGATCAAAGCTAAAAAAAAGGTCAAAGAAAATGAAGATCCTAACCCACGGAACCTTACTCCACATTCCTTCCGGCATACACTAAATACACTGTTACTAAGCAACGGATACGATAGCGGAAAGATCAGAGCTACTCTGGGATGGACCAGTGAAAAAATCCAGGACAATTATACTCATTTTTCGATAGACCACCTGAACGGTCAGTCGGATATGGTAGAGAGCTTTTTTGAAAAGGATAAAAAAAATGGAACCAATTAA
- a CDS encoding helix-turn-helix domain-containing protein, whose product MTASKFTERLKLLMVSHGFTAKELGKKTGINYRTIEIWMSAKASIPRSDRAVLLAKALGVSVEYLISGEESKDILGAQLNANPKALKLAKLALRLPEDRVDDLLVMARRWENEEGRAEDTG is encoded by the coding sequence ATGACTGCTTCTAAGTTTACTGAACGACTAAAACTATTAATGGTCTCTCATGGCTTCACTGCTAAAGAACTTGGAAAGAAAACTGGCATCAATTACAGGACAATAGAAATTTGGATGAGTGCAAAGGCCTCTATCCCCCGGTCAGATAGGGCTGTTCTGCTAGCCAAAGCCCTGGGCGTTTCCGTGGAGTACCTGATAAGCGGGGAGGAGTCGAAAGATATTCTGGGGGCTCAACTGAATGCAAATCCCAAGGCATTGAAGTTGGCAAAGTTGGCCCTGCGGCTCCCGGAGGATCGAGTTGATGATCTTCTGGTTATGGCTAGGCGCTGGGAAAACGAAGAGGGAAGGGCGGAAGACACAGGGTAA
- a CDS encoding helix-turn-helix domain-containing protein — MDIVNRNETITFDDSIEGVTKTLAEALAMVVSKGIKPVVIEKQDTIVDVKGAAEYLKVSTATIHRMTKDREIPYFKVKGNNRFSIKELEKYISNQMIHPNKRRK, encoded by the coding sequence ATGGATATCGTAAATAGAAATGAGACTATCACCTTCGATGATTCTATCGAAGGTGTAACCAAAACTCTGGCAGAAGCTCTGGCTATGGTTGTTTCAAAAGGGATCAAGCCGGTGGTGATCGAAAAGCAGGATACCATAGTTGATGTTAAAGGCGCTGCTGAGTATCTGAAAGTATCTACTGCCACCATCCATCGGATGACTAAAGATCGGGAAATTCCCTATTTCAAGGTGAAAGGCAATAACCGGTTTTCGATCAAAGAACTGGAGAAATACATATCAAATCAAATGATCCATCCTAACAAAAGGAGGAAGTAG